DNA sequence from the Candidatus Cloacimonadaceae bacterium genome:
TTGAGCTTCTGCTGATACGGGCGTAGGCAGCGGATATCACTTCCGGGCTGCGGTTTGCCGCGGCGATTTTTTCCAAGAGGGAGCTATCGATATTATAGCCGGCGACGAGAACTTTCATTTAGCCTTTCAAACCAGAGCGGAAACGCTGCTGGCACCAATGCGGTTTGCTCCGGCGGCGATCATTGCCAGAGCCGTTTCGCGGGTGCGGATACCTCCCGAAGCTTTCACTCCGATCTTGGGACCGACGACCTTTCTCATCAGAGCGACATTTTCGACGGTCGCTCCGGCGGTGCCGAATCCGGTGGATGTTTTCACAAATTCCGCTCCGGCTTTTTTGGCATAGAGACAGGAAACGATGAGCTCCTCCTCACTGAGAAAACAGGTTTCCAGAATCACTTTGAGCAGAACATTTTGTTTGCGGCAGGCAGTGGAGACCGCTTTGACAGTTTCGTAGGATTGCAAGGGTTTGCCGCTCATGACGGCGCTGAGGTTTTGCACCATGTCCAATTCCTCGATCCCG
Encoded proteins:
- the deoC gene encoding deoxyribose-phosphate aldolase, whose protein sequence is MNKIETIACKLFVKNEACKCGGAHNICLGCAVCRAEEPDQLFDPESGIESIIDATILKADATKEEVFALCDIANDHKCASVCVNSYFSHLIQLRLSNAVKSCTVINFPLGAGCREAVLGEAKAAIACGIEELDMVQNLSAVMSGKPLQSYETVKAVSTACRKQNVLLKVILETCFLSEEELIVSCLYAKKAGAEFVKTSTGFGTAGATVENVALMRKVVGPKIGVKASGGIRTRETALAMIAAGANRIGASSVSALV